The Peptococcaceae bacterium 1198_IL3148 genome has a segment encoding these proteins:
- the rpsJ gene encoding 30S ribosomal protein S10, with protein MKKQKIRIRLKAYDHQMLDQSALKIVDTAKRTGASVAGPVPLPTEKSIYTILRSPHVNKDSREQFEMRVHKRLIDIIEPTPKTVDSLMRLDLPAGVDIEIKL; from the coding sequence ATGAAGAAGCAAAAAATTCGTATCAGATTGAAGGCATACGATCATCAAATGCTAGACCAATCTGCTTTAAAGATAGTAGATACTGCAAAACGTACAGGTGCCTCGGTTGCTGGTCCAGTGCCACTGCCAACAGAAAAAAGCATCTATACAATTTTGCGTTCACCACACGTTAACAAAGATTCCCGTGAACAATTTGAAATGCGTGTGCATAAAAGATTAATTGATATCATTGAGCCAACACCAAAAACAGTTGACTCATTAATGCGCCTAGATTTACCTGCTGGCGTAGATATAGAAATTAAGTTATAA
- the tuf gene encoding elongation factor Tu (EF-Tu; promotes GTP-dependent binding of aminoacyl-tRNA to the A-site of ribosomes during protein biosynthesis; when the tRNA anticodon matches the mRNA codon, GTP hydrolysis results; the inactive EF-Tu-GDP leaves the ribosome and release of GDP is promoted by elongation factor Ts; many prokaryotes have two copies of the gene encoding EF-Tu), producing the protein DNTKFTIQLITPIAMEEGLRFAVREGGRTVGAGVVTKVLA; encoded by the coding sequence GACAACACCAAGTTCACCATTCAACTGATCACCCCCATCGCTATGGAAGAAGGTCTGCGCTTTGCTGTTCGTGAAGGTGGCCGTACCGTAGGCGCTGGCGTTGTAACCAAGGTTCTGGCTTAG
- the rplC gene encoding 50S ribosomal protein L3: protein MDKMVLGRKVGMTQILTPDGKAIPVTVVEAGPCVVTQKKTVASDGYNAVQIGFEDVREKLLNKPQKGHLNKAGVRPLRVLREFKPENVDDYQVGQEIKADVFAEGEKVDVVGTSKGHGFSGSIKRHGFHRGPMAHGSKYHRGSGSLGSMEPARVFKGRKLPGHYGVDRVTVQNLEIVKVDAERNLLAIKGAVPGPRGGLLVIKNAVKAN from the coding sequence GTGGATAAAATGGTTTTAGGAAGAAAAGTTGGTATGACTCAAATTTTAACTCCCGATGGCAAGGCAATTCCAGTGACAGTGGTGGAAGCTGGTCCTTGTGTGGTAACTCAAAAGAAAACCGTTGCATCAGATGGTTACAATGCTGTACAAATTGGTTTTGAAGATGTTCGGGAAAAATTGCTGAACAAGCCACAGAAAGGTCACTTAAATAAAGCTGGCGTTCGTCCATTGCGAGTTCTGCGCGAGTTCAAGCCTGAAAATGTTGACGACTACCAAGTGGGCCAAGAAATTAAGGCAGATGTTTTTGCCGAAGGCGAAAAGGTAGATGTGGTTGGTACCAGTAAAGGTCATGGTTTTTCTGGTAGCATTAAAAGACATGGCTTCCATCGTGGACCAATGGCTCACGGTTCTAAGTATCACCGTGGTTCAGGTTCACTAGGTTCTATGGAACCTGCTAGAGTTTTTAAAGGCAGAAAATTACCTGGACATTACGGGGTGGATCGGGTGACCGTTCAAAACCTGGAAATTGTCAAGGTAGATGCCGAGCGTAATTTGCTTGCCATTAAAGGCGCTGTTCCCGGACCACGGGGTGGCCTGCTGGTAATTAAAAACGCAGTTAAGGCCAACTAA